One genomic window of Arachis hypogaea cultivar Tifrunner chromosome 8, arahy.Tifrunner.gnm2.J5K5, whole genome shotgun sequence includes the following:
- the LOC112707072 gene encoding uncharacterized protein, giving the protein MCRGVMAVASTTIGVVEVLKDQGYCRWNTTMKSLAQGAKNHVKSAQQKANSNKKKMPQQSSSASSVIANKLRDEIDDIEHFKKAEESLRTVMYLSTWGPNT; this is encoded by the coding sequence ATGTGTCGCGGAGTTATGGCTGTTGCATCCACCACTATTGGAGTGGTGGAGGTGCTGAAGGATCAAGGGTATTGCAGGTGGAACACCACCATGAAATCATTAGCTCAAGGTGCCAAGAACCACGTGAAATCAGCACAACAGAAGGCTAATAGCAACAAGAAGAAGATGCCTCAGCAATCTTCTTCTGCTTCCTCAGTGATTGCCAATAAGCTGAGAGATGAAATTGATGACATTGAGCACTTCAAGAAGGCTGAGGAGTCTCTTAGAACTGTCATGTACTTGAGCACTTGGGGTCCTAATACTTAG